The following proteins are encoded in a genomic region of Triticum dicoccoides isolate Atlit2015 ecotype Zavitan chromosome 1B, WEW_v2.0, whole genome shotgun sequence:
- the LOC119318339 gene encoding YTH domain-containing protein ECT3-like: MESARAGSERTGTMDSPEPRIEVEQKPVLASNTKEQTIPAKDEKTVKPTISLDSSVINLPSDGQAQAGTSNIGGEHNVVFPQHMYSSQAQPFYYQGPGYENPPNEWDVYPPYAEGLEAGPAVVYNEDPSMMYHGGYGYDPYAHYSPIWTPVPAGVSGDGQLYSPQQFSFSAPYYQQPVQPGMPYLSSPTPISQGEAMMPIDPTQGAFMADTLSPNSFLFGPRPEWFRSSEGTGSFPSPAASPQPFGGVSGPFGQSNFPMASGMMSPQQKSFFGFGTPGDSYGRGFSHSGGFPQATNYGGPFPGYGMNGRSFIPIDKGRRRGRGNSLLCSCDGPLDFLNEQSRGPRATRPKKQPEDDSKDEKPSVGLNQEPYNRADFVIEYKNARFFIIKSYSEDNVHKSIKYGVWASTTNGNKKLDAAYREVKDKEEHCPIFLLFSVNASAQFCGVAEMTGPVNFEKSVDYWQQDKWTGQFPVKWHIVKDVPNNLFRHIILENNENKPVTNSRDTQEVKLEQGLEMLKIFKDHEDVVSILDDFDFYEEREKALLENKVRLHQQQQMSSSSVSEPKKPTTVPTDLVGHITNSPSVVEPKKPSTVPTDMVGHITKTFAQAVRLGEAKSVSPSRDKVPDGDSSAVAKPVEVKESN, translated from the exons ATGGAATCGGCGCGTGCCGGATCGGAAAGGACCG GCACTATGGATTCACCGGAGCCAAGAATTGAGGTCGAACAGAAACCTGTTCTTGCTAGTAACACTAAAGAGCAG ACCATTCCAGCGAAGGATGAGAAAACTGTTAAACCCACTATTTCCCTTGATTCAAGTGTTATCAATCTACCAAGTGATGGACAAGCCCAGGCTGGCACATCCAACATAGGTGGGGAACATAATGTTGTGTTTCCACAACACATGTATTCCTCTCAGGCACAGCCATTCTATTACCAAG GTCCAGGATATGAGAATCCTCCAAATGAATGGGATGTATATCCTCCTTATGCGGAAGGATTGGAAGCGGGTCCAGCG GTTGTGTACAATGAGGACCCTTCAATGATGTACCATGGTGGCTATGGCTATGACCCTTATGCTCATTATTCTCCTATCTGGACGCCGGTACCGGCTGGTGTTAGTGGAGATGGTCAGCTCTACTCTCCTCAGCAGTTCTCCTTCTCGGCTCCTTACTACCAGCAACCAGTACAACCTGGCATGCCGTATTTAAGCTCTCCTACTCCAATATCACAGGGTGAGGCAATGATGCCAATTGACCCAACACAAGGAGCTTTTATGGCTGACACTCTGAGCCCAAACAGCTTCCTTTTTGGACCAAGACCGG AATGGTTTAGATCGTCAGAAGGAACTGGTTCATTTCCATCACCTGCAGCTTCACCTCAACCATTTGGTGGTGTTTCAGGGCCGTTTGGACAAAGCAACTTTCCTATGGCTTCTGGGATG ATGTCCCCTCAGCAGAAATCTTTCTTTGGTTTTGGAACCCCCGGTGACTCATATGGAAGAGGCTTCTCTCATAGTGGTGGTTTCCCACAGGCCACTAACTACGGGGGTCCTTTCCCTGGCTATGGCATGAATGGCAGAAGTTTTATTCCAATTGATAAAGGGCGCAGGAGAGGAAGGGGTAATTCTTTGTTATGCAGCTGTGACGGTCCACTTGACTTCCTCAATGAGCAAAGCCGGGGTCCACGTGCCACCAGGCCTAAGAAGCAACCAGAGGATGATAGTAAAGATGAGAAGCCTTCTGTTGGACTTAACCAGGAGCCATACAACAGGGCTGACTTTGTTATCGAGTACAAAAATGCTAGATTTTTTATCATAAAATCATACAGCGAAGATAATGTGCACAAGAGCATCAAATATGGTGTTTGGGCTAGCACCACAAATGGAAACAAGAAACTAGACGCAGCCTATCGTGAAGTGAAGGACAAGGAAGAACATTGTCCCATTTTTCTGTTGTTTTCG GTGAATGCTAGTGCACAGTTCTGCGGTGTTGCGGAGATGACCGGCCCAGTGAATTTTGAGAAGAGTGTGGACTACTGGCAGCAAGATAAGTGGACTGGCCAGTTCCCTGTGAAGTGGCACATAGTGAAGGATGTTCCAAATAATCTCTTCCGCCATATAATTCTTGAGAACAATGAGAACAAGCCTGTAACCAACAGCCGGGACACACAAGAG GTGAAACTGGAACAAGGACTGGAGATGCTGAAAATCTTCAAGGACCATGAGGATGTTGTGTCAATCCTTGATGACTTTGACTTTTACGAGGAACGTGAGAAGGCCCTGCTGGAGAATAAGGTGAGGCTGCATCAGCAACAACAGATGTCCAGCTCCAGTGTTTCTGAGCCCAAGAAGCCGACGACTGTGCCCACTGACCTGGTGGGTCATATCACCAATAGTCCTAGTGTTGTTGAGCCCAAGAAGCCCTCAACCGTACCCACCGACATGGTGGGTCATATCACCAAGACTTTCGCACAGGCCGTGCGGCTTGGCGAGGCCAAGAGTGTGAGCCCTTCTCGCGATAAAGTCCCCGATGGAGATTCATCTGCAGTTGCGAAGCCTGTTGAAGTGAAAGAGAGCAATTGA
- the LOC119318347 gene encoding dihydroneopterin aldolase 2-like, with protein MAGDGEDEVPAMGGDKLILRGLQFHGFHGVKQEEKKLGQKFVVDVDAWMDLAAAGDSDDIAHTVSYTDIYRIAKGVVEGPSRNLLESVAQSIAGTTLLEFPQISAVRVKVGKPHVAVQGVVDYLGVEILRRRREA; from the exons ATGGCGGGGGACGGGGAGGACGAGGTGCCGGCGATGGGCGGAGACAAGCTGATCCTGCGGGGGCTGCAGTTCCACGGCTTCCACGGCGTGAAGCAGGAGGAGAAGAAGCTGGGCCAGAAGTTCGTGGTCGACGTGGACGCCTGGAtggacctcgccgccgccggggaCTCCGACGACATCGCCCACACCGTCAGCTACACCGACATCTACAG GATAGCCAAGGGCGTGGTGGAAGGCCCGTCGCGGAACCTCCTGGAGTCGGTGGCGCAGTCGATCGCCGGCACCACGCTGCTCGAGTTTCCCCAGATCTCCGCCGTCCGGGTGAAGGTCGGGAAGCCCCACGTCGCGGTGCAGGGCGTCGTCGACTACCTCGGGGTGGAGATACTGAGGAGGCGCAGAGAGGCATGA